The following coding sequences are from one Phenylobacterium glaciei window:
- a CDS encoding NUDIX hydrolase, producing MNPAEASAATRDWITQHLDPLEVREPVAGATRSDFDLSGHYGAQPDELTPASVLVGLVEREGAYSVILTRRADTLRRHTGQIALPGGRRDPGETPWGTALREAHEEVGLHPDYVTLVGLSSPYVTGTGFLITPVVGFIREGFTLTANPDEVADIFETPFGFLMDPANHEEHEREAPTGEKRRFYAMTHADRFIWGATAGVLRALYERLYGAAVA from the coding sequence GTGAATCCGGCAGAGGCGTCGGCCGCCACACGCGACTGGATCACCCAGCATCTCGACCCGCTGGAGGTGCGCGAGCCCGTGGCCGGCGCAACCCGCTCGGACTTCGACCTCTCGGGCCACTACGGCGCCCAGCCCGATGAACTGACGCCCGCCTCGGTGCTGGTGGGCCTGGTGGAGCGGGAAGGGGCCTATTCGGTGATCCTCACCCGCCGCGCCGACACACTGCGCCGCCACACCGGCCAGATCGCCCTGCCAGGCGGCCGCCGCGATCCGGGGGAGACGCCCTGGGGCACGGCCCTGCGCGAGGCCCACGAGGAGGTGGGCCTGCACCCCGACTACGTCACCTTGGTCGGGCTCTCTTCGCCCTACGTCACGGGTACGGGGTTCCTGATCACCCCGGTGGTTGGGTTCATTCGCGAGGGCTTTACCCTGACGGCCAATCCCGACGAGGTGGCCGACATCTTCGAGACCCCCTTCGGCTTCCTGATGGACCCGGCCAATCACGAGGAACATGAGCGTGAGGCCCCCACCGGGGAAAAGCGTAGGTTCTACGCCATGACCCACGCCGACCGCTTCATCTGGGGGGCCACCGCCGGCGTCCTGCGGGCGCTGTACGAGCGGCTCTACGGCGCGGCCGTTGCTT
- a CDS encoding DUF1285 domain-containing protein gives MTDTPSKSGLEGVIAAAKQAPGRGLPPVHLWNPTHCGDIDIVIKKDGLWFHEGTPIGREALVRLFSTVLRKDPDGFHLVTPVEKMRITVEDAPFIAVRVDKVGDTLKFLTNVGDEVEAGPENEIRVEMDPATGEPRPYLHVRRGLEALIARPVFYELVELAQERETPDGPRLGVSSNGAWFPVGPAGAHVL, from the coding sequence ATGACTGATACGCCCAGCAAATCCGGCCTCGAAGGCGTGATCGCCGCCGCCAAGCAGGCGCCGGGCCGCGGCCTGCCGCCTGTCCACCTCTGGAACCCCACGCACTGCGGCGACATCGACATCGTCATCAAGAAGGATGGCCTCTGGTTCCACGAGGGCACCCCCATCGGCCGCGAAGCCCTGGTGCGGCTGTTTTCCACCGTCCTGCGCAAGGACCCCGACGGCTTCCACCTGGTGACCCCGGTGGAGAAGATGAGGATCACGGTGGAGGACGCCCCCTTCATCGCCGTGCGTGTCGACAAGGTGGGCGACACCTTGAAATTCCTCACCAATGTCGGTGACGAGGTCGAGGCCGGCCCCGAAAACGAGATCCGCGTCGAGATGGACCCGGCCACCGGTGAGCCGCGCCCCTACCTGCACGTCCGCCGCGGCCTGGAGGCCCTGATCGCCCGCCCGGTCTTCTACGAACTGGTGGAGCTGGCGCAGGAACGCGAGACGCCCGATGGTCCGCGCCTGGGGGTTTCCTCCAACGGCGCCTGGTTCCCGGTGGGACCGGCCGGAGCGCACGTTCTGTGA
- a CDS encoding GNAT family N-acetyltransferase produces the protein MPMTLSAAAQAPTLKLEQDRDGPAVETLLDHAFGPGRFTKVSERVREIAEFRQDLSFCAWDGVRLVGCVRMTRISIGGAQAVFLGPLAVEADVRKFGTGGALVQAACAAAQVAGFANVLLVGDEPYFGRFGFSAAPAKAVRLPGPVDQRRVLVKPLREGGTEGLEGLVAAPLT, from the coding sequence ATGCCCATGACCCTCTCCGCCGCCGCGCAGGCGCCGACCCTCAAACTTGAACAGGACCGGGATGGCCCGGCTGTCGAGACCCTGCTGGACCACGCCTTCGGCCCGGGCCGTTTCACTAAGGTCTCCGAACGCGTCCGCGAGATCGCCGAGTTCCGTCAGGACCTGTCGTTCTGCGCCTGGGACGGCGTCCGCCTGGTGGGCTGCGTGCGCATGACCCGGATCAGCATCGGTGGGGCGCAGGCGGTGTTCCTCGGTCCCCTGGCCGTGGAGGCCGACGTGCGCAAGTTCGGAACCGGCGGCGCTTTGGTGCAGGCCGCCTGCGCCGCCGCCCAGGTCGCCGGCTTCGCCAACGTCCTGCTCGTGGGGGACGAACCCTATTTCGGCCGCTTCGGATTCTCCGCCGCGCCGGCCAAGGCTGTGCGCCTGCCGGGACCGGTCGATCAGCGCCGGGTGCTGGTCAAGCCGCTGCGCGAGGGCGGGACCGAGGGTCTGGAAGGTCTGGTCGCCGCACCCTTGACCTAG